The Topomyia yanbarensis strain Yona2022 chromosome 3, ASM3024719v1, whole genome shotgun sequence nucleotide sequence CAGCTGAATGGAGTATCAGAAGGCAAAATGATTCCAGGTACACAGAAATATCACTCTTTTGTTCctatttcagaaaataaaattgcCGCGAAACTGTTTTCGAATGACGAAACACCAAGTATTTTTAGCATATATAAACGAACAAAGTGTTAAGGTGTACATAGAAGATAGGAATTGTATATAATAGGAAGAAATAAATTTTAGTATAAAAAATGACCGATAGTGATTTTATACATCGGACCTATAACTTGCAACATTATCCTCTTATCATCTTGGTGTCAAAAGGTAAGTTGTAGAACTTATCATGACTATTATGAAAATCGTacgattgttgatggagaaacgcgaataacttatgaaaagggcgtAATTTAACGAATTGTTACTTTTTgtctaaacaaaatttaaaatatcttgaaaacgactacattttcgaagatttttgtgAAGAGCAATTTGATTCGAAATGACTTTGGGAATCACattctataaaaaatatatatatttttgtctgtaacatagtatagaattgaaaaacatgtacaaatttgttgttagaaaaacttttttattgataacttctccatcataaaattagacttaaaatatttcttttttatttaggttttcgcacaattttttttttcagtgtatattttttttacaaagattAATGAATGCCCTGCAACTCATTCTCGAATAGTTTTGctgaacaaattatggttttcgtattattattgttacatacgcccttttaaaaaaagctcttgagtcaaaatggtCTAATAACCTGTGGAAGTCATGGAGACTCATAAACCAAACATAGCTGcaattttttgttaaaatcggaGATGGTGGATTTTTATGGTCGGCCACTTCCCCGTGGAATTCCTCATAAGTAAACAATTTCTCATCTGTTGTTTGTTTccttgttcgtagtcctccTTCCTGTTTGGGCTACTGGCTgtccgtttccttggccgtcacgTTCTCTTGCACCGAGTTGCATATATTGTAgcaagagaaacaaatgaagacaaaaaaatgaaaataaatggacgtctgctatctgtgcctaaattgatgttgcttctcagttttgcacgacccagggggaacttggccttgatcccaatgctctgtcaccgatgttacgtgatattcgttatggaatattctttgtttgggggccattTATAAACAATGCTGTTCGTTTTTTTATTCCTGAAccgctgatacgtctaaaattcatttttagtttttatctcgttacgtgacgctcttcccctattgtcaatatctgatatcatttatgaatggtcccctggtgatatatttagagcagacaatccaatgaaaaatacgATTGACAAGATTTTAGCGCGCTCTGggcgccttgtgtcacatcttcatgtttgttatacatactaagcATACCAAAGCATAtgatgtgatgaccggaagattagagaagcaactcctccccttccccccgaaaggtaagtcgttagtcacgacaaaaatttCTTACACTTTTCGAAACAACATGCTGATCAGGACTTCAATCGGTCACTGAAAACTCAGTTATCGCTGAATAGTTTAGCCCGCTGAATCATTtttatgtgatctttgtgaatctgacTATGGAGCCCAGAAATAacacaattgtatttttttttgactgTACTTAAATTTGGCTAGTTGAGAGTTTAACTcacctgctgtttgtttttgtgttgtAATTTTTCTCAcacttccaattctacttcctccctCATCCTTCTCCTTTTCTCCATAAGGCAAATAATGAAAGGACGGGCAAAACACAAATCACCAACTACACACGATGAGCGTGCCATTTGAgacaatatattctgattccttaaGATGGGCATGCAGCAGGCGTTTAAATTTCACGGTTATTGTCAACTACAGTCGGTATGTCTATCGCATCGCTTAGCTTTTTTGTGCGAACCGTCTCACACATTAAAAATCCGATCGTAAAGAAAACGAGGTTCAACTAGGTAATGCCTTGTTGTCATCTAAGTTGGAACAGCACACCTTGGTCATCTGACGACGATAAGACATTTGAATTTCTTTCTGAATAATCTCTTAATTTCTCCAGTTCTTCCTTAAAACAACAGTTGCTTATATATTTTACGGATACTATTTCCGTAAACCGTGAAACATCTTAGAGATTACCTTGAGTCGCTACTTTTTCTGCTTCTTATTCTTATCGGAAGCAGCCTTCATACTAGCGGCTGCCACGCCGCCATAGGGTAAATCCAACATATTCGAGGCTCGCAGATAATACTTCTCCAGCGCAGCAACCGTATCCCGGAAGCCATGGATTTCGACCATGTGCTGTGCATAGGCAGCTGGGCTGATGGTTTCAAATCGACATTCCGTACACGATTTGTTTTGCGCCTCGTTGGACAGAATCTCGTGCAGTCGGATGTGGCTAGCTAAGTGATCCAATTCGCGGTagttttgtaaacaaatttcaCACTGGTACTCACCACCTTGCGGTAAGCAGTCAGATTCGTGCATTTGTAGTTTCCGTAATGAGACAAATTCCTTCGTACAGGACGCATTCGTACACCGATAGTAGGTCAGTTCGCCTCGATCATTGTGAACGGTTGATGCGTGCTTGGCAAACTTTTCGCTGTCATCCAGTGTGCTCGAGCAGTACTGACATTGAAAGGGACCCGAATGTTGGCGCATGTGAAGCTGTGAAATCAAATTAACAATATTAGGCTTAATTAGTGTAAAAAAAGAATTAATAGTCCTACCGTCAAGCCACCCCACGTTTTCTCGATCCAACCACAGTGAAAGCAAATGTACACAGTGCGAGCAAGATTTTTGTTGATCACATTTTGTAGTGGATGAATGGCCAGCAAATGCGCATCGAGTTGCTTGCAACTGGAGAATCTCAACGTACAAATCTTACACTTGTAATAGATATTCGGTAAACGATGTATGTCCAAATGATTGAAATACTGACCAGCAGAGTAGACCTTAAAATTGCAGACGCAACACGTGAAAGCTTCCAGTTTGGTATGACACATTAGGTGGTTTTGACGATCCGCTTCAAACTGAAACTTTTGGGCGCAGTATTGGCAGCTCAGATAGTTTTCTTTGGAATGCGTGTGATTGCTGTGATGTTTCAGATATGTAAACATCGACTTAAATCGTTCGCCACATTCCAAGCACAGATGTAGGGATTTATGTGTACGGAGAAGTCCCTGTATGTTTTGTGGTAGCACTTGTTTTTGGTCATGAATGCGTTCCTTGGACTTTGCAACGTTGAGCTTTGCAATGTTGCGCTTTGCAACTTTGAGCTTCTTTGTTTCGGCCTGCTTCTGATGATACGCATGGTCTGAAATGTGTTGAGCAGTTTCATCGGCTGACAGAGTCTCCTCTGAGGAATTGGTACTTTCTCCATCGTCTATCACTTCTGTCTCATCTTCGTTTGCATCAGTTGGTTCACTAGCTATTGGATCCTTGGCCTGGTCTTCAAGGCCCGACGAGAAATCTGAAGCCTGAATttcaatttcttcttctttAATTTCCGACACTTCTTCAGATGCTTCTTGATTTTCCGGATTTACCCCACCCGAATCAGCTGGATCGTTAGGTTCGTTTGAATCGTCGGCACTGTAATGAATTTCATCGATCAAAATAGTTTGGCCTAAGTCTGTACTGTCCGGTATCGATTCTTGCTCGATCTGCTGAACTTCGCCATCGTCAGGTTCCTCACAGCTGCTGGAATCGTTGGCGGCATCAACGTTGTTGAGAGGTTTACTAGAAGTATCTGAGGAAAGTAGCGTGCTTTCAATCGCGATATTTGATTTGACTGCTTCATAGATTAATACATTCAAGTTTTAGAATATCGTGTGTTGAAATCGTCTTCTACATATAAAACCAGCAATATAGAAATTCTGAACTCGAAAGTATAATTTGAATTTAGCGAAGATCTTGCGCAGATCAAGCGGTACGTTTTCTTACCTACTATCGGATCACGTTCCTTTTCTATTTCGTTGTCGGTACTACTCTGAGTACTGTTATCCGAATTTAGTGCAGAATctaaatgaatttttttattgaatttaaactTCCATGATATTTATATAAATAGTGCAGTTGGTTAATAGCACAtttaatggcattttcgtttttgacagtacaCTACATTGGTGTCGATGCTACTCATTCAATATATATCTCTTTTTTCAGCACTATACCGGTGTATTGTCGggtaaaaacgaaaatgctatAAAATAACTGTTGTACGTCAATATacgataaaaaaatatacagGTCCTTCTTTTTTAAATAATTGATAAGAGCCATTAAATTTCAATCAGTGGGCTACCGAAGCTACAATGAATTAGCATGGCACGGAAGCAATCTAATAGTATGCAAAAGAGTTACCCTCGTCCAAAATCGAAACTGGAATTCCCTCGTGCAGCTTGGACATCAATGATTCACGATATCCATCGACTCCGTCGTTCGTCATGAACAGACTTGGTATCCAATCGACATTCGCTGTATCTGTTAGCGGCGAGGGTGCACCTGAAATGTGATCGGTTATTTGCGTTCGGATATTAGGAAACACATCCGAATGGAACAGTGTAGCTACCCGAAACGAAGTGCTTATTGCAGATTTTTGCTTTTGTAGAAACGGTCGAAGATATTACATTTCTCCAGGCATTCAAACGCATTTGTGCTAGCCTTTTGGTGTGAACAGCATGAAGGCGTTGAGGGTTGGGAAGGCCAAAGAAATGTGTGTCTCTACGCTCTTTGCGGTAGTATTTCGATGTACACCGGGGAACACAACATCGGAATTTACATTTTGATTCCATTGTGGACTAGGTAGTCTACAGGGAATATGCGTTTTTCACTAATTTACGAAAAAATCACTGTTTAGAACAAAATCATGAAAGAATGTAAACAAACAACACATTATGACAGTAGCAATTCGCAGTGGCGGCCGCGAAGTGCAGGGGGCACAAACTCTGCACGCTTAATCTAAAGTACTCAAAATAAAAATCCctgtaaaaaaaaatgcggacgaacatgcaCTGAGCAAAAAACTGTAATATCCGTAACCCGACTTTTGTGGTTGTTTTAACTATTcgccaaaatagaaaaaatgaccATGAGATCGGTAGTATTGAACTTctgtatcatgaaaaataacagaCAAATCGACTACCTTAACTATACTGTTGGTATGTATGACTTTTTAAACATGGTTACTCCAACaatatttatcattttaaaactGACAATGAAATAGTCTGTATCACTATAAAAATAAAGTTGAAATGAACATACAACCATTGTACAAATTTTGCAAAGAACCAATGTCATTGTTATAACTACAATTCTTTTAATTGTTTTCCGCACAATATAATAATCAGTGACGAAGACTAAGAATATCATTGTTTTAAGAATGTAAGGTTAAAATAACTAAATACACTGTTCGTGTGAACGTGATCCTTCTTGAAAACACCTTTTGCGTATAGTGATTTTCAACTGACTATGCTTTGTATTACTATTGACTATACAACTTGTCAATTTTTGTGTTCCTGTTTGGTATTCCTGCAAGACGCCGCCATTACAGTGAACAATTGTATTCGTGACATACGGATATGCTTCGAAGatattgcatttttttatgatttaaaaaaatgttgctcCGAGTAAACCACTGTTCGAGGACCAGCCAGGAGCGATTCTTAGTGACCAAATAGGTTTATAGCATTAGCTCTATAAATGTGTATACTAAGAAATTGCGATGAAGTCTCATAAAACAGAACGGAATATGGTTTCAAAGTTTTGCTTAGCTTCATTGTATTACTTCAGGTGAGAAAATACTTCAATGGTATACAATTTATGTAATAGAAGGAGCTGGACgtttaaaattcatatttttcaatttttagccTGAAGCCCGAAAACGAGGAGACTTTGATGAAATACAAGTATTTGCTTTGATATCGTTGCCTACATGAATTactattttgataaaaaaaagtaTATAAAGATAATACAATGAGGAATGAATAATGAAGATAATACAATAAGGAACGGATAAGAAATTTGTATATGGAAAAGAAAATTTTAGGTTGGACAAATCTAGGTTTAATTCGTCTTATGGAATTAGCCGGCGTCATCTTCAAACCAACTATTATATTACTTTTCAAAATAAGAATTTAAATGTCAATCTCCCAATGTTTTAGTTATTACAAACAGATCCAGGTTGGGGTGACTATGTTTATTGTTATGCCAAGCATCCCACTTACAATGGCCATTGATACAACAGACTGTTTAATTTTACTATTATGGTAAACCTTTCTACTCTCTTGGTTTAGTTATAACAAGCAGATTCAGGTCAAGATAACTATGTATATTGTTACACTGAGCATCCCATTTACAATGGTCATACATACAAGAGAATTGTCAATATTACTATTATAGACAAAGCTCATGTATAGTAAACATGAACATGCGTATAGTTAACATCACTTAATGCTATAGTCGGTTGAAAAGCACTATACTCGCAAAGTCGAGTTTACCTCCTCATATGGTAAATGTTACCATATAATTTTTCTTAGtgtggtcaggcgatttaaatagtttgacgtttgactcaactcgcctgtgcccctaggaacaaatgcaattcgCGAATgtgatttaaaggcaatttcaatacttagacaaattttctggcggctgaaatggacttagttgtttttggcgtttttcaaacatggcggttcatgtttggcttaagtttaaaattgttttaaacaattggcgcgttaccgcttgtattttgtttgtttagtgcacttaatttagccaacgaatgtggaaaattgtggaatcgtgtgtgagtatagtggaacaaggtctttgagtctaaatgaaagtcagattgtggtaagttttggtgtgcaatacgaattttaccatcgattcttcctatagtctggtggtgattacctagtgtaccgataaatttatgtgagtagatagtgaatccgaaaataattattatttttaattttcatatcaggcaattaagggcgattaaatggcgcgttccctgggcgatttaagggcgggtagagcggcaaaaaaatgacggcggcaaatcgcccaaatgttgcatataaaatagccccctaattgtcagcaaattgctggcaaattgtagggcaattagcgtatccgagttggcaaatagccccccgctagccagcaacttgcctttTTTGACTGGGATGACTTCTACTCAGTTTCAGGATTAAGATTTCTGACAACTGATTTACACCCACAGAAGCAATGTCTCGCCAAAGGATTTtggcaaagagaatagggaaagagacgaatagtgtgaagccaaaaataccttattgagcagaccaatcgtgcaatgtaaataaacattactcacgcctcagttggaggagataagtattgtacatctatcaaaaaagaaatttcaattttcgtcagaatttggttcaatcgtgattgtgaggtgcattctagagtatatgtatgtgtaAAAACACGCTTTAAAATTATTTGatgtctttgtttcgaaatgcgcatcgtttgataaacaaatccaacgatcgacatacggtttgttttcaaaatataatagaagtcatttaaagtgcagcctgtggaagcggttgccaaaattctagtgttgaaatcatcataaagggagtgttgccgttttgactgattttcactcttcacggaaataaaaaagtactcaaaatttgagttgaaactacctaaaattgagtacaAGTGCTAAAGTATCAAGTTGGGTAGATTTCGAAGTAGACGATTGGTTTATTTTGACTCAACGATTAAGTAGTACGTATATTACTTAATAATgagtaaaaataaattgaaaaaaaatttagacgcaatgaaataaaaaacaataaaaagtaTTCATAATTTATTGATGTTACTATTTGATTTGTaaatttcgatttgttttttttttgcattctaaAAAAAGCATGGAAATCGTTCAAATTGGCTTAATTTAAGAACAGAAGTCATTGGTTTAAATTTACCCAACGGAAGGTAAATCACAACTAACCTTGCGTTGAGTAATAGTAACCCTGATTTGGTTGAAAAATAGCGTGACGTGCTAGCTTCGTGGATGACGCCATTTGTTTTTTTGGCTTCCGTCGCGATAGACGCTTAGTTCCGCTgcgcttgaaaaaaaaatccgtgtctTTTCCTGGTGTAGTAATTTACGGATTTCGTCGTGAGTGGCGTAAAGACAACCGAATACAGTCCGGAAAGGTTGCAGTGCACTACAGGAGAAAATTTCTTTTCGTTGCACAGATTGCTGCATGAATTATTGGAAACAGCATTTTCCATTGCACTGATTGGTGTATGAATTGCTGGAAACCGAGTTTACATTTATTTTAGCAATTGCAGGTATATTGTTAATCCAACGCGTTAGAATGGCAGAAATCGTGTACATAATTCATTTTTCTATTTCCAGAGATCCGTCACAAATACTGTCCTGTTTTCATCTCGCACATTGTGCATTGTGGAGAAAATTTCAACGCAAACTTTTCTTTTCCCATTGGTGATCACGACAACGGTGAAGTTTCTACCCAGAGAAGAAAACAACGCTTTTTTCGTTACACAGATTGGCGAGTGCATTACAGTAAATTGCAGGTAAATTGTAAATTCAACGCGCTGGTGAAGTACAAGTTACCTAAcagattgttttatttttcagatATCCGACACCCCCAGCAGGATTGCTTGCATTTTTTGAACTGTGTGAATTGCATGAGGCAAAAATCCTGCACACCCCACGAAATTTGTTTACATTCCGCAACCGTATAACGCGGTACACATCACGTCTGGTGAGAGTTTTGCGAGCTTTAATTCCGCCTTGAAAATATCGCAAATGGAACAACTTCACAAAAAGTTAGACGATAGGTCATACGAAAAACTAACTGGTAAGTCTCATTCTACTTACcttatatataaactttttataGATATGTATTACATAGTTTACgaatcaaaatggttttgatTCGCAAAGACGAATTGTAAAACTCAATACCAGTTGATCCGGAACCCTTTACCCTTTTTATTTTATCTTACATCAAGATACAAATCGCTGctgctatttattgttcaaaacATTCTGCTTCGCTCTTTGGGAAATTTGGTGTGAGAATTCAGTGGGCTGATTGATGATGTGTTGTCAGGTTTCCTAGTGAGCGGATTTCTCATTGCCGAGACAGCGGTAATAAGGAATTTGAGTTCTTCTTCCACTCAGATCATCCCAATCATGCAGTGGATTCTCTCCAGATCTTTAAGTGTTCGACTAGGATTTCGTAATTCCAGCGGCCTTGCTATTTTTAGCTCTAAAATTGCCTTTCGTACTTCGTTTTGCATGGGTGGATCTGTAGTTTGTCGATCATCCCTAATCTTCATTCTGTTTGTACCTACTCTATTCGTTTGTCTATTCAACAATAACTAAAAGTGCTTTGAGATGGTATTTTCTCTGTATTTAGGAAagtgctttgaggtgttcaacaacgTTCCAAGTCTAGAGCAGgccttctcttgggtcatgaaTAAGTTTtggaatttctccgattggcggtgCTAGTGTGCAAAATCAACTATGAGATGGTATTTTCATTGTATCTTGGTAAGTGGGAGCAACAATGGTTTGAGCTGTTCAGAATAGTTGCAAGTCTAGGGCAGACCTTCTCTTGGTTTGTGAATTTGATttagaatttctccgattggggGCGTTAGTGTGCAAAAATTGGCGTTATGAAATGATATTTTCTCTGTATTTTGGAACGTAGGGAAATAGAAATTTGAGGTGTTCAAAAAAGTTGTAAGTTTGAACgaatttgttttataatttcttcAACTGGCGACGCTAGCAATCAAAAATCAACGTGATGAGTTGGTATTTTCTCTGTATTACAAGTGGAGGtcaggtcttctcttgggtcatgatCATATTTTTTCGATTGGCGGCCGATGTTTAGAAGGCCGATGTTACTTTTAGCAAAATTGCTCGAGAGGACAAGGGTTACCGATGATTCCAAACGCGGCGCTGGTGAACTTGCAATATTTTAGCATGTGATAGTTTATGATCTACCTTGAAAAGTGTGATAATTTTGTAAGATTGTATTATAAACCACTGTTCATCCGACGACAAGAAGATTGGTTTAGAATAAATCTGCACGGCAGAGTTAGTGGACATGTTACTTTTTAAAATTCTGTCATGATAATTTGGAAGGGTAGTGTTTTCGGTAATATTTATCAGCACTGACCAATGCATGGTGTATAAATTATTTCAAAGTTCTCACACTAGGCGGCGCTAGTCATACATGGTATGTAAAGGTTcaagcacagataacagacgtttaggctcgatttgaatcgtgtgtaaatacccgctactgaaattccgaataaattagacgtctgaaacacgtttggcaaacgtttgcagatggcgcagtgatcgatacaatgcagttagggtgcagctgtcaaacacgtctagcaaacagttgcgcagatggcaatagtgaaacacggatttccaacgtttattaatttgaaagtttacacacgtttttgaagaaattttgttctagcctaaacgtctgttatctgtggttcaaGTTacgtttttaagcatgtgttagaattgaacgcttggtagtgtgcttaggaaaatttgtgttcagctttgccaccggattatccatataaacctttttaaaactctaaaagaagaatatcagtcgatttattagtcCATCaagattcaattcatgcaaaatacctgctggaaaaaccatcggcttagctggatggtgcttttgaaaaagtggctgtggttttttcattgcgcagttgtgttgtgtatcccagctcggtgtggtagtgtcgttggtttaaccttagggtcatttgcctaTTTTTCGGGATAGAGAAATCTATAACCCTACGTGTGGAGTTGGGAATTGAACACAGCtgagctacgtacaaggcaatcgattttccaactacgctatgcccgccccatACGAGATTTTGTCCCCGTACGATTACTCGAGTTACGCACACgttaatatttgtttaacgactatatttttttaaaggttTTAAATGTCACATTCAGGATTGTGGCCTGTTCGTCGAAGGATACATAGATGAACTTAAGCATC carries:
- the LOC131693139 gene encoding zinc finger X-chromosomal protein-like isoform X1 is translated as MESKCKFRCCVPRCTSKYYRKERRDTHFFGLPNPQRLHAVHTKRLAQMRLNAWRNVISSTVSTKAKICNKHFVSGAPSPLTDTANVDWIPSLFMTNDGVDGYRESLMSKLHEGIPVSILDEDSALNSDNSTQSSTDNEIEKERDPIVDTSSKPLNNVDAANDSSSCEEPDDGEVQQIEQESIPDSTDLGQTILIDEIHYSADDSNEPNDPADSGGVNPENQEASEEVSEIKEEEIEIQASDFSSGLEDQAKDPIASEPTDANEDETEVIDDGESTNSSEETLSADETAQHISDHAYHQKQAETKKLKVAKRNIAKLNVAKSKERIHDQKQVLPQNIQGLLRTHKSLHLCLECGERFKSMFTYLKHHSNHTHSKENYLSCQYCAQKFQFEADRQNHLMCHTKLEAFTCCVCNFKVYSAGQYFNHLDIHRLPNIYYKCKICTLRFSSCKQLDAHLLAIHPLQNVINKNLARTVYICFHCGWIEKTWGGLTLHMRQHSGPFQCQYCSSTLDDSEKFAKHASTVHNDRGELTYYRCTNASCTKEFVSLRKLQMHESDCLPQGGEYQCEICLQNYRELDHLASHIRLHEILSNEAQNKSCTECRFETISPAAYAQHMVEIHGFRDTVAALEKYYLRASNMLDLPYGGVAAASMKAASDKNKKQKK
- the LOC131693139 gene encoding zinc finger Y-chromosomal protein-like isoform X2, translating into MESKCKFRCCVPRCTSKYYRKERRDTHFFGLPNPQRLHAVHTKRLAQMRLNAWRNVISSTVSTKAKICNKHFVSGAPSPLTDTANVDWIPSLFMTNDGVDGYRESLMSKLHEGIPVSILDEDTSSKPLNNVDAANDSSSCEEPDDGEVQQIEQESIPDSTDLGQTILIDEIHYSADDSNEPNDPADSGGVNPENQEASEEVSEIKEEEIEIQASDFSSGLEDQAKDPIASEPTDANEDETEVIDDGESTNSSEETLSADETAQHISDHAYHQKQAETKKLKVAKRNIAKLNVAKSKERIHDQKQVLPQNIQGLLRTHKSLHLCLECGERFKSMFTYLKHHSNHTHSKENYLSCQYCAQKFQFEADRQNHLMCHTKLEAFTCCVCNFKVYSAGQYFNHLDIHRLPNIYYKCKICTLRFSSCKQLDAHLLAIHPLQNVINKNLARTVYICFHCGWIEKTWGGLTLHMRQHSGPFQCQYCSSTLDDSEKFAKHASTVHNDRGELTYYRCTNASCTKEFVSLRKLQMHESDCLPQGGEYQCEICLQNYRELDHLASHIRLHEILSNEAQNKSCTECRFETISPAAYAQHMVEIHGFRDTVAALEKYYLRASNMLDLPYGGVAAASMKAASDKNKKQKK